The sequence below is a genomic window from Candidatus Sungiibacteriota bacterium.
GTATCTTCTGACGGCTTGAATACCACAGTATTCCCGGAAACCAGTGCCGGCCCGATCAGCCACGTCGGGATGGCAACAGGAAAATTCCACGGGGTGATTACTGTACAAACACCGCGGGGACTAAGATAAGTTTCTGACTCCTTGTCGGGGATCTCCGAAGAAATTTTATGCCCTATAGGATGTCGGCCCCGACCTGCACAATACTGCAGCATATGTATGGCCTCAACCACATCCGCACGTGCTTCATCAATATGTTTCCCGCTCTCGCGTGTTATCAGCTTTGCCAATCCTTCTTTATCTGCTTTCAAAAGCTGCACCCACTCATCAATGATTTCGGCACGCCTTACCCACGAGTAACGACGTGGATCACCCCAAATCGCCAGCGCGTCATTGGCAGCAGCAACCGCAGAGTCAATCTCTTCTTTGGTAGCTTGCGGCGCATAACCAAGAACGGTCCCGGCTGCTGGTTCCCCAACTACAAAATCAGCGCGCATCGGACCCCACATACTGTTGATATAATTCCTGCCGTAAAGTACTTCCACCTTGTTCTCCTTTTCAAAGAGCGCACTTTGCGCCATAATCAAGTTAGCGACAAAATTTCGTTATGTCAAGAGATCTTCCGACCCAATACAATCCAAAAGAAGTAGAGGAAAAAGTCTACCGGATGTGGGAAAAATCCGGATTTTTTGCGCCCGAGGCGCATCAGCCTCGGGCTGATAATCCGAACAGTAAAAAAACTTATGCCATCGCGCTCCCCCCGCCCAATATCACCGGCTCACTTCATCTGGGACATGCGCTGAACGCAACCATTCAGGATATCTTGATCCGCAAAAAACGGATGGAGGGATACAAAACCCTCTGGCTTCCGGGGACTGATCATGCGGGGATTGCCACCCAAAATGTGGTGGAGAAGGAACTCAAGAAGGGGGGTCTAACGCGCTACGATCTTGGGCGGGAAAAATTTTTAGAAAAAGTCTGGCAATGGAAAGAAAAATACGGGGATATTATTTTGGGTCAGTTTAAAAAACTTGGCTGTTCTCTTGATTGGTCGCGTGCCCGCTTCACTATGGATAAGGAATATCAGAAAGCAGTAAAAACCGCCTTTCTTCATTACTACAAAAAGGGTTGGATTTATAGGGCCGAGCGCGTGGTAAATTGGTGCCCGCGTTGCGCGACCTCGCTCTCGGATCTGGAACTTGAGTATCAAGAAATCAAAGGAACTCTTTACTATATAAATTACCCGCTGGCAAATGGCGGCGGGGTTATTACGGTGGCCACCACGCGGCCAGAAACCATGCTGGGAGATACGGCAGTAGCCGTAAATCCCAATGACGCACGCTATAAAAAATTTATTGGTAAAGAGGTGGTGCTGCCGCTAAAAAACAGAAAAATACCCGTGGTAGCTGACAAGGCCGTAGACCCCAAGTTTGGCACTGGGGCCGTAAAAGTAACCCCGGCGCACGACTTGCTTGACGCCGAAATTGCCCAACGCCACAAACTTCCTGCGATTAAAGTAATCGGTATCAACGGACGGATGACCAAAGAGGCCGAGCCAATATGTATCGGCCTTACGGCAGGAGAGTGCAGAAAAAAAGTCGTAGAGGAACTCCGTACAAAAAACTTCCTTGAACGAGAGGAGCAATACACGCATAACGTCTCGGTGTGCTATCGCTGTTCCGCTAATATTGAGCCCCTTCCTTCACTCCAGTGGTTTTTGAAAATGGACAAGCTGTC
It includes:
- a CDS encoding valine--tRNA ligase, producing MSRDLPTQYNPKEVEEKVYRMWEKSGFFAPEAHQPRADNPNSKKTYAIALPPPNITGSLHLGHALNATIQDILIRKKRMEGYKTLWLPGTDHAGIATQNVVEKELKKGGLTRYDLGREKFLEKVWQWKEKYGDIILGQFKKLGCSLDWSRARFTMDKEYQKAVKTAFLHYYKKGWIYRAERVVNWCPRCATSLSDLELEYQEIKGTLYYINYPLANGGGVITVATTRPETMLGDTAVAVNPNDARYKKFIGKEVVLPLKNRKIPVVADKAVDPKFGTGAVKVTPAHDLLDAEIAQRHKLPAIKVIGINGRMTKEAEPICIGLTAGECRKKVVEELRTKNFLEREEQYTHNVSVCYRCSANIEPLPSLQWFLKMDKLSKTAIGAVKSGKVKFHPKRWEKVYLDWLKNVRDWTISRQIWWGHRIPLKGTEDVLDTWFSSALWPFATLGWPKKTKDLKTFYPTQVLSTARDIINLWVSRMIFSGLEFTKKAPFQDVIIHATILTKEGKRMSKSLGTGIDPMDLISRYGADATRFGLVWQAMGGQDIHWSEEHVMAGKKFANKLWNITRFVLLKTNGEITVPSKVSPQSTESKKIVLKLKKVSVSVSTLIDRYEFGPALHELYDFVWHDFADKYIEYSKNKDNPETKQVLCYVLITTLKLLHPLMPLVTEGLWGNLPIKGKKLLIIESWPR